A genomic stretch from Telmatocola sphagniphila includes:
- a CDS encoding HEAT repeat domain-containing protein, whose protein sequence is MKKSTEQLVQDLLTLPSDYDKKRAVVAELEKYIQVLRDFVPQLAEGLLIPDRSTRIYCASLLRQLKEAAAPAVPKLLSRVVDPNEDQSVREQAAKAMGMAGKESLEILNQLADDPDEKTRHLAFEGLASGDFTGYIDTFIAHLADPSIDIRYSMNVKIASNGNYFGAQATLEKLIQSYPFLPMLARPYAASAILQMDPSCKFPLSTLLELMSEPDQASDVLKQCLDAIGYCKEWPPDFINAVAKLIDHNDRQIRIRAVLSLSSSRNFGIPLRPGSAEALPEMILRLRCKDEEEEIREQICYVITKLEQSAAPAVYTLAAIIEEDPVVIELQKAAALALASIGPSVKEVKKILEEAIKYKILYSSDAIKLVKSALKQIK, encoded by the coding sequence GTGAAGAAAAGCACGGAGCAGTTGGTTCAAGATCTCCTCACCCTGCCGTCGGACTATGACAAGAAGCGGGCGGTGGTCGCGGAACTGGAAAAGTACATACAGGTCCTGCGGGATTTTGTGCCCCAATTGGCCGAGGGATTGTTGATTCCAGACCGGAGCACGCGAATTTATTGCGCTTCACTCCTTCGACAATTGAAGGAAGCGGCGGCTCCGGCTGTACCGAAACTCCTTTCGCGGGTCGTGGATCCCAATGAGGATCAGTCCGTTCGAGAACAAGCTGCGAAAGCCATGGGAATGGCGGGGAAGGAATCGCTTGAGATACTTAACCAACTTGCGGATGACCCCGACGAAAAAACTCGGCATCTTGCGTTCGAAGGACTGGCGTCAGGTGATTTCACGGGATACATCGATACATTCATCGCGCACCTTGCCGATCCTTCGATCGACATCCGCTATTCGATGAACGTGAAGATAGCAAGTAACGGGAACTACTTCGGCGCACAGGCTACTCTCGAAAAACTCATCCAAAGTTACCCTTTCTTGCCGATGTTGGCCAGGCCTTACGCGGCTTCTGCGATTTTGCAGATGGATCCGAGCTGCAAGTTTCCACTTTCCACTCTCCTGGAGCTCATGAGCGAACCCGATCAAGCTTCGGACGTTCTGAAGCAGTGCCTGGATGCGATTGGTTATTGCAAGGAATGGCCTCCAGATTTTATAAACGCTGTGGCGAAATTAATTGACCACAACGATAGGCAAATCCGGATCCGAGCCGTCCTCTCTTTGTCTTCCTCGCGAAACTTCGGAATACCGCTGCGTCCTGGGTCGGCGGAGGCACTCCCGGAGATGATTCTGCGCCTGAGATGTAAGGATGAGGAAGAGGAGATTCGAGAGCAAATCTGTTATGTGATCACCAAACTGGAACAATCCGCCGCACCCGCCGTATACACCCTTGCTGCCATAATTGAAGAAGATCCGGTCGTGATTGAACTCCAGAAGGCCGCCGCACTGGCTCTGGCCAGCATTGGCCCCAGCGTGAAAGAGGTTAAGAAGATACTCGAAGAGGCAATCAAATACAAAATTTTATATTCCAGCGACGCCATCAAGTTAGTAAAGTCTGCTCTCAAGCAGATCAAATGA
- a CDS encoding HEAT repeat domain-containing protein, with protein sequence MKILLGFGAMSDSPSTWFLELGRPYSNYLVLTLLLLVFLGAALLYQLGFIGWVASWASRAMRTITFRGFRLWESFFSWASWPIFLLLTITLILVGNELSTRWEMGTLLCSLTVLFMGGTSCLAYMFIDLERYEVERGYKAVHNPLKGQDLAFHLISYGHQVGIPLLICATIGTIGGFALFNLGLYNSGGHSWYELRSDQGPAVLLDFFVSTLLNLLRVVDVLNLANSRHILRLEYVSAVSWPATLPLLAFKSFFTLVLLQQILASLRLGRLLSETIKDFWSPHEPIYQRARNSLPQFGTTVIRPLLSSLRSVPMLPREQRDQLPLIISTIGPSAIPSLIFSLRDEHEHVRAVSAASLGLLRANNSLRELLPLATESSELVRKSVIEALGTIARSDTQTSQRPTRRLLFNAGQRNPFFGWRPQNALLDPVKAVLPVLETALSDSLPAVRIEAVRALGALGPQVATAVTPKLLSLLRDPDETVRCEAAATIGILGDPQGIAVEPLGQMLDEASLVLKATAARALGQLGAAASSQVLSLVTLLQNPEESVRSAAAEAIAQIGTLNVPATDSLIEGLSNPDNLVRAQTAQAVGTMGEVALEVAPALVEAMSDENDVVRARAVEALGKMGEMAAEVAVPSLVHALRDSDNWVSALAAEALGQMKGSADEAIPALIRSLSHVNVRVRCKAAEALGQMGDDTMPVCEALRSACRDVEGSVRGLALRSLSLVSRNPFPAGNSWGPFLEDEDPRVRVAALEAVGRLGEIEDPSLLPQILGLLDDPNDDVKIEVTKVLPLLGGDPSSIVIALTRRLETDDNDWVREHAAKAIGKFGAVAASAGPALLKASRGGEVGVREQALRAIVMIQPPEALEAFAAGLTDPSPDIRKLASAGWMKMPVLPAEVIPELIEALGDPENQVRANAAHALGRLEKLPEESVERLIECASDPDDGLRLGVAIALQASRSSSSRATLGQLLKDTNPKIRLIAAGALLAQDVDSEEGKAVLAESLEDPVPRIRRAALNLIDSLGEKGRSFFAILQLRQDQEEDVEARAILLPVLEKLLPSNSTQPQLTIPE encoded by the coding sequence ATGAAAATCCTCCTTGGTTTTGGGGCTATGAGCGACTCCCCGTCTACCTGGTTCCTGGAATTAGGGCGTCCTTACTCCAATTATCTCGTTTTGACATTGCTGCTGCTAGTATTTCTGGGGGCCGCTCTGCTTTATCAATTAGGATTTATCGGTTGGGTCGCGAGTTGGGCCAGCCGCGCGATGCGGACCATAACCTTCCGAGGTTTTAGACTCTGGGAAAGTTTTTTTTCTTGGGCTTCCTGGCCAATTTTCTTGCTTTTGACGATCACTTTAATCTTGGTAGGCAACGAGCTTTCCACGCGATGGGAAATGGGAACCCTTTTATGCTCTCTCACCGTGCTGTTCATGGGCGGGACTTCCTGTCTGGCTTACATGTTCATCGACCTGGAACGGTACGAGGTGGAACGCGGTTACAAAGCCGTTCACAACCCACTGAAGGGACAAGATCTCGCCTTCCACCTGATCAGCTACGGCCATCAAGTAGGCATTCCCTTGCTCATCTGCGCGACCATCGGGACCATCGGCGGCTTCGCGCTGTTCAATCTGGGATTATATAACAGCGGGGGACATTCTTGGTATGAGTTAAGGAGTGATCAGGGACCCGCCGTCCTACTCGATTTTTTTGTCAGCACATTATTGAATCTTCTGCGCGTGGTCGACGTTTTGAATCTAGCCAACAGCCGACATATCCTGCGTTTGGAATATGTGAGTGCGGTTTCTTGGCCAGCCACATTACCGTTGCTCGCCTTCAAGAGCTTTTTCACTCTGGTACTCCTGCAGCAGATTCTGGCTTCTCTCCGTTTAGGACGGTTGCTTTCTGAAACGATCAAGGATTTTTGGAGCCCCCACGAACCGATTTATCAACGGGCGCGCAATTCACTTCCCCAGTTCGGGACTACCGTAATTCGGCCACTCTTGAGCTCTTTGCGAAGCGTCCCCATGCTCCCGCGGGAGCAGCGGGATCAGCTTCCTTTGATCATTTCGACAATCGGCCCATCGGCTATTCCCTCCTTAATCTTCAGTCTGAGGGATGAGCATGAACATGTCCGAGCGGTCTCGGCCGCTTCCCTCGGTCTTTTGCGTGCGAACAATTCCTTGCGGGAACTGCTACCCCTCGCAACCGAATCGAGCGAACTCGTGAGAAAAAGCGTCATCGAAGCTCTGGGGACAATTGCTCGCTCAGATACGCAAACTTCTCAACGCCCGACAAGAAGACTTCTATTTAATGCCGGGCAACGAAATCCATTCTTCGGTTGGCGGCCACAAAATGCCCTCCTCGATCCCGTCAAAGCGGTTCTTCCCGTGCTGGAAACCGCTTTGAGCGATTCTCTACCGGCGGTCCGGATCGAAGCGGTCCGAGCTCTCGGAGCCCTGGGGCCCCAAGTAGCAACAGCGGTCACCCCCAAGCTCCTTTCGTTGCTTCGCGATCCCGATGAAACGGTTCGCTGCGAGGCGGCGGCGACTATCGGGATTTTAGGCGATCCCCAAGGTATAGCTGTAGAGCCACTGGGCCAAATGCTGGACGAAGCGAGCCTGGTCCTGAAGGCCACCGCCGCCCGCGCCTTAGGTCAATTGGGAGCCGCGGCTTCCTCTCAAGTGTTGTCTTTGGTTACCCTCCTACAAAATCCCGAGGAATCCGTGCGATCCGCGGCTGCCGAAGCCATCGCCCAGATTGGTACTTTGAACGTCCCTGCCACCGATTCGTTGATTGAGGGGTTATCGAATCCCGACAATCTGGTTCGTGCTCAAACGGCTCAAGCCGTCGGAACCATGGGGGAGGTTGCCTTGGAGGTGGCTCCGGCCCTGGTGGAAGCGATGTCCGACGAAAACGATGTGGTTCGAGCCCGGGCAGTGGAGGCCCTCGGGAAAATGGGCGAAATGGCGGCGGAAGTTGCCGTGCCGAGCTTAGTTCACGCTCTCCGCGATTCGGATAACTGGGTCAGCGCTTTAGCCGCGGAAGCGCTCGGCCAAATGAAGGGATCGGCAGACGAAGCGATTCCAGCTCTCATTCGCTCGCTTTCCCACGTCAACGTCCGGGTTCGTTGTAAGGCGGCCGAAGCCTTGGGGCAGATGGGGGACGACACCATGCCGGTCTGTGAAGCCCTCCGAAGCGCTTGCCGCGATGTAGAGGGGTCGGTACGGGGACTGGCCTTGCGTTCGCTTTCTCTCGTCAGCCGCAATCCGTTTCCTGCGGGGAATTCGTGGGGACCCTTTCTTGAAGATGAGGATCCTCGAGTTCGAGTTGCCGCGCTTGAAGCGGTTGGACGCCTCGGAGAAATCGAAGATCCCTCGCTTCTTCCCCAAATTTTAGGATTACTGGACGATCCAAATGACGATGTCAAAATCGAGGTCACGAAGGTACTGCCTCTTCTGGGAGGAGATCCGTCGTCAATCGTCATAGCGCTCACACGTCGTCTGGAAACCGACGACAACGATTGGGTTCGCGAACATGCGGCCAAAGCGATTGGAAAATTCGGTGCGGTGGCGGCATCCGCGGGACCTGCGCTACTCAAAGCTTCGCGCGGGGGGGAAGTCGGCGTGCGGGAGCAGGCCCTGCGAGCGATCGTAATGATTCAACCGCCGGAGGCCTTGGAGGCGTTTGCGGCCGGTTTGACCGATCCTAGTCCGGATATTCGCAAGCTCGCTTCCGCGGGTTGGATGAAGATGCCCGTGCTGCCCGCGGAAGTCATTCCAGAATTGATCGAAGCCCTCGGCGATCCGGAGAATCAGGTTCGGGCCAACGCCGCTCATGCCTTGGGGCGATTGGAAAAACTGCCCGAAGAATCTGTAGAACGACTGATCGAATGTGCCTCCGATCCCGACGACGGACTCCGATTAGGCGTGGCGATCGCTCTCCAAGCTTCCCGCAGTAGCAGCAGTAGAGCCACTCTAGGCCAATTACTGAAGGATACGAATCCGAAAATTCGATTAATCGCTGCGGGGGCTCTACTCGCGCAGGACGTGGATTCTGAGGAGGGGAAGGCTGTGCTGGCCGAATCCTTGGAAGACCCAGTCCCGCGAATTCGTCGAGCAGCTTTAAACCTCATTGACTCGCTTGGCGAAAAGGGCCGGTCATTTTTTGCAATTCTACAACTCCGGCAAGATCAGGAGGAAGATGTCGAAGCTCGAGCGATTTTACTTCCGGTGCTGGAGAAGCTCCTGCCCTCGAATTCCACGCAACCACAGCTGACCATTCCGGAATAG
- a CDS encoding WD40 repeat domain-containing protein — translation MVIRHLLLIAGFALTLALFGLLGCARPDPKPVGLRTCLDGHSRPSRVVFSPEGRILAVGSEEEYVRLWDLETGQVLFRLVNAVNVKALVFSPDGNTLATACQEPIIRFWDTKTGQEKTSYRDDIGKVSLLAYSPDGTTLASWSDLQIGVQRILLLNVASGTRKAPLSPPPTANFFHSIGFSRDGQTLAVTHGKPNGVDLWNLKTRREQFVAVGPTDAKIDDGSVGEVFFCSDGRRLAFYHEETAIRLWDLDKQKEQSSFPVANKAKFPTATLRADGKLAAIGDGRGIISLWNTETGEKVTEIQASRHHVPFAYFSPDGRTMATRDILESAVKIWDVPTLLEQSK, via the coding sequence ATGGTGATTAGACATCTACTCTTGATAGCTGGATTTGCTCTTACGTTGGCCCTTTTTGGATTGCTGGGATGCGCTCGACCCGATCCTAAGCCAGTTGGACTACGAACGTGTCTTGACGGCCATTCCAGGCCGAGCAGAGTGGTGTTTAGCCCCGAAGGACGAATCCTAGCAGTTGGTTCGGAAGAGGAGTACGTTCGACTTTGGGATCTCGAAACGGGGCAAGTGCTTTTTCGACTGGTAAACGCGGTTAATGTGAAAGCGTTGGTTTTTAGTCCGGACGGAAACACCCTCGCTACAGCCTGCCAAGAGCCGATCATCCGATTTTGGGATACTAAGACTGGCCAGGAAAAGACTTCCTATCGCGACGATATCGGTAAAGTGTCACTTCTCGCGTACAGTCCCGACGGAACCACTCTGGCGTCCTGGTCGGATCTGCAGATTGGTGTTCAACGAATCCTGTTATTGAATGTCGCCTCCGGAACGCGGAAGGCACCTTTAAGCCCACCTCCAACGGCCAACTTCTTCCATTCGATCGGTTTTAGCCGCGACGGCCAAACCCTCGCAGTGACCCATGGCAAACCCAATGGAGTCGACCTCTGGAACCTCAAAACTCGGCGCGAGCAATTCGTGGCCGTCGGTCCGACCGATGCCAAGATCGACGATGGGTCGGTAGGAGAAGTCTTTTTTTGTTCCGATGGCCGGAGGCTGGCCTTCTATCATGAGGAAACCGCGATCCGCCTCTGGGATTTGGATAAGCAGAAAGAGCAATCTTCGTTTCCAGTGGCCAATAAAGCCAAGTTCCCAACCGCAACTTTGCGAGCGGACGGCAAACTCGCGGCAATCGGAGACGGAAGAGGGATAATATCTCTCTGGAATACCGAAACGGGCGAGAAAGTGACCGAAATTCAGGCAAGTCGACACCACGTTCCATTCGCTTACTTTAGTCCCGATGGCCGAACGATGGCCACGCGGGATATACTGGAGTCTGCCGTCAAGATCTGGGATGTTCCGACCCTTCTTGAACAGTCAAAGTGA